From a single Methanomicrobium sp. W14 genomic region:
- a CDS encoding ScpA family protein: MDEEPVEILVKLAESGEIDPWNINIVEVTDRFLIELERMQKLDLRVSGRTLFFASTLLRMKSDYLNEPEESSGTEGDFYEEDSGFGEDDVFSMDEFAEPVDRLEREIQRRIKRKDRRKRPVTLYELIKELKTAEKMFRRRQRRTDIQPEIILDAEDVVSVAHDEDFSDAATTVYDSYHKLSEKEKEVPMSEICSDLGKNLRSVYLPLLFLMLEGRVVLKQKEFFGEITVSEWSPSAFDSE; the protein is encoded by the coding sequence ATGGATGAGGAACCGGTAGAAATTCTCGTGAAACTTGCCGAGTCCGGTGAGATTGATCCATGGAATATTAATATTGTGGAGGTTACCGACAGGTTTCTGATTGAGCTTGAAAGAATGCAGAAGCTTGACCTGAGGGTATCCGGGAGAACTCTTTTCTTCGCATCTACTCTTCTCAGGATGAAGTCGGATTACCTTAATGAGCCCGAGGAATCTTCGGGGACTGAGGGTGATTTTTACGAGGAGGACTCAGGTTTCGGCGAGGATGACGTCTTTTCGATGGATGAGTTTGCGGAGCCTGTTGACAGGCTTGAACGTGAAATCCAGAGGCGTATCAAGAGAAAAGACCGCAGGAAAAGGCCTGTCACTCTTTATGAACTTATAAAGGAGCTTAAGACCGCCGAAAAAATGTTTCGCCGCAGGCAGAGAAGGACTGATATTCAGCCTGAAATAATCCTTGATGCCGAAGACGTTGTCAGTGTCGCTCATGACGAGGACTTTTCAGATGCAGCGACTACGGTTTACGACAGCTACCATAAGCTTTCAGAAAAAGAGAAGGAAGTCCCGATGTCTGAAATTTGCTCTGACCTGGGAAAAAACCTCAGATCGGTTTACCTGCCGCTTTTGTTCCTTATGCTTGAGGGCAGGGTCGTTTTAAAGCAGAAGGAATTCTTTGGGGAGATTACGGTTTCGGAGTGGTCACCTTCGGCTTTTGACAGTGAATGA